One Pseudomonas sp. MH9.2 DNA segment encodes these proteins:
- a CDS encoding NarK family nitrate/nitrite MFS transporter, with amino-acid sequence MSVLQKPDSGPVIHDWRPEDPAFWGRTGKQTATRNLWISIPALLLAFAVWMVWSTVIVRLNAIGFSFSTDQLFWLAALPGLSGATLRVFYSFMVPIFGGRRWTALSTASLLLPSIWMGFAVQDPSTSYSVFVLIALLCGFGGGNFASSMSNISFFYPKSQQGTALGLNAGLGNLGVSVMQFCVPLVITFGVFGFMGGAPQVLPDGSQLWLQNAGFIWVPFIVAVTLIAWFGMNDLSSARASFSEQAVIFKRKHNWLMCWLYLATFGSFIGFSAAFPLLIKTSFPDVIALKFAFLGPLVGALVRPLGGWLADKLGGAKVTLWNFVLMIVMVFGVLHFLPQNGSGGNFYGFLGMFMLLFITTGVGNGSTFRMIPVIFRTLHEKFSAGQAPAIREQAMKNAGKESAAVLGFSSAMGAFGAFFIPKSFGTSMAQTGGPEMAFYMFVGFYLSCIVVTWWWYARKGAATPC; translated from the coding sequence ATGTCCGTTCTGCAAAAGCCTGATTCAGGCCCGGTCATTCACGACTGGCGCCCGGAAGACCCCGCGTTCTGGGGGCGTACCGGCAAACAAACCGCTACACGTAATCTGTGGATCTCCATTCCCGCGCTGTTGTTGGCCTTTGCAGTGTGGATGGTCTGGAGCACGGTGATTGTGCGTTTGAACGCCATTGGCTTCAGCTTCAGCACCGATCAGCTTTTTTGGCTGGCGGCATTGCCTGGGCTCTCTGGCGCAACCTTGCGGGTCTTCTACTCCTTTATGGTGCCGATCTTCGGCGGCCGCCGCTGGACCGCCCTGAGTACCGCGTCGCTGTTGCTGCCATCGATCTGGATGGGCTTTGCCGTGCAGGACCCGAGCACCTCCTACAGCGTGTTTGTCCTGATTGCGTTGCTCTGCGGTTTCGGCGGCGGCAACTTTGCTTCGAGCATGTCCAACATCAGCTTCTTCTATCCCAAGTCCCAGCAGGGTACGGCCTTGGGCCTCAACGCCGGGCTGGGCAACCTGGGCGTCTCGGTGATGCAGTTCTGTGTGCCGCTGGTGATTACCTTTGGTGTGTTCGGCTTCATGGGCGGGGCACCGCAAGTCCTGCCAGACGGCAGCCAGTTGTGGCTGCAGAACGCAGGGTTTATCTGGGTGCCGTTCATTGTCGCGGTGACGCTGATTGCCTGGTTCGGCATGAATGACTTGTCCAGCGCCAGAGCCTCGTTCAGCGAGCAGGCAGTGATCTTCAAGCGCAAGCACAACTGGCTGATGTGCTGGTTGTACCTGGCAACCTTCGGTTCGTTCATCGGCTTCTCCGCAGCTTTTCCGCTGCTGATCAAAACTTCCTTCCCGGATGTCATCGCCTTGAAATTCGCCTTCCTCGGCCCCTTGGTCGGTGCCTTGGTGCGCCCATTGGGCGGCTGGTTGGCGGACAAGCTCGGCGGCGCGAAAGTGACCTTGTGGAACTTCGTCCTGATGATCGTCATGGTCTTTGGCGTATTGCACTTTCTGCCGCAGAACGGTTCGGGTGGCAACTTCTACGGCTTCCTCGGCATGTTCATGCTGCTGTTTATCACCACGGGCGTGGGCAACGGCTCCACCTTCCGGATGATCCCGGTGATCTTCCGCACCCTTCATGAAAAGTTCTCCGCCGGGCAAGCGCCTGCCATCCGCGAACAAGCGATGAAAAATGCCGGCAAGGAGTCGGCTGCAGTGCTCGGCTTCAGTTCTGCGATGGGCGCCTTCGGTGCGTTCTTCATTCCCAAATCCTTCGGCACTTCGATGGCGCAGACCGGCGGCCCGGAGATGGCCTTCTACATGTTCGTCGGCTTTTACCTGAGTTGCATTGTGGTGACTTGGTGGTGGTACGCCCGCAAGGGCGCCGCGACGCCCTGCTGA
- a CDS encoding nitrate reductase subunit alpha: protein MSHLLDQLRFFNRKQNEFSDGHGETRKESRDWENVYRSRWQYDKIVRSTHGVNCTGSCSWKIYVKNGLITWETQQTDYPRTRNDLPNHEPRGCPRGASYSWYIYSANRLKYPKIRKPLLKLWRDARQTMAPVEAWASIVEDKVKADSYKSKRGMGGFIRSNWEEVNEIIAASNVYTIKQYGPDRIVGFSPIPAMSMVSYAAGSRYLSLIGGACLSFYDWYCDLPPASPMVWGEQTDVPESADWYNSNYIIAWGSNVPQTRTPDAHFFTEVRYKGTKTVAITPDYSEVAKLTDLWLNPKQGTDAALAQAFNHVIFKEFHLDKPSAYFTDYAKRFTDLPVLVLLKQMVDKAPGAGYQPDRFLRASDLTDNLGQENNPEWKTIALDVSGELVSPQGSIGYRWGEKGKWNILPREGGEGREIDLKLSLIGDDVAEVAFPYFAGESHEHFQHVAGDAVQYRRVPVHNVVLADGSVAKVATVFDLSAANLAIDRGLGGANVAKDYDDASVPGTPAWQEQITGVSREKAIQIAREFADNADKTKGRSMIIVGAAMNHWYHMDMNYRGLINMLMLCGCVGQTGGGWAHYVGQEKLRPQCGWLPLAFGLDWNRPPRQMNGTSFFYAHSSQWRHEKMSMHDVLSPLADKSQFPEHALDYNIRAERAGWLPSAPQLNTNPLHICRDAAAAGMDPKDYVVKSLQDGSLRFSCEQPDSPVNFPRIMFIWRSNLLGSSGKGHEYMLKYLLGTKNGVMNEDIGKVGDCKPEEAEWVDEGAIGKLDLVTTLDFRMSSTCVYSDIVLPTATWYEKDDMNTSDMHPFIHPLSAAIDPAWESRSDWEIYKGIAKAFSSMSEGHLGVEKDLVTIPLMHDSVGELAQPFGGTDWKSAGVAPEPGKNAPNLHVVERDYPNIYKQFTSLGPLLEKNGNGGKGINWNTDDEVKFLGELNHHEGAAGISQGRPKIDTAIDAAEVILSLAPETNGQVAVKAWAALSEFTGIDHSHLALSKAHEAIRFRDIQAQPRKIISSPTWSGLEDDHVSYNAGYTNVHEGIPWRTITGRQQFYQDHPWMQAFGEQLMSYRPPVNTRTIEGVKGKRSNGETEIVLNWITPHQKWGIHSTYSDNLLMLTLSRGGPIVWLSEIDAKRAGIEDNDWIECFNINGALTARAVVSQRVKEGMVMMYHAQERIVNVPGSETTKTRGGHHNSVTRVVLKPTHMIGGYAQQAYGFNYYGTVGCNRDEFVVVRKMAKVDWLDGSTGDDLPRPLPTEIEEN, encoded by the coding sequence TTGAGTCATTTACTGGATCAACTGCGGTTTTTCAATCGCAAGCAAAACGAGTTTTCCGACGGTCATGGAGAAACCCGCAAGGAGTCCCGCGACTGGGAAAACGTCTACCGTTCGCGGTGGCAGTACGACAAGATCGTGCGTTCCACCCACGGGGTGAACTGCACGGGATCCTGTTCCTGGAAAATTTACGTCAAAAACGGTCTGATCACGTGGGAAACCCAACAGACGGACTACCCGCGCACCCGCAATGATCTGCCCAACCATGAGCCCCGTGGCTGCCCGCGTGGTGCCAGCTACAGCTGGTACATCTACAGCGCCAACCGGCTCAAGTACCCGAAAATTCGCAAGCCGTTGCTCAAACTCTGGCGCGATGCGCGGCAGACTATGGCACCGGTCGAAGCCTGGGCCAGTATCGTCGAGGACAAGGTCAAGGCCGACTCCTATAAAAGCAAACGCGGCATGGGTGGTTTCATTCGTTCCAACTGGGAGGAAGTCAACGAGATCATCGCGGCTTCCAATGTCTACACCATTAAGCAATATGGCCCTGACCGGATCGTCGGTTTCTCGCCGATCCCGGCCATGTCGATGGTCAGCTATGCCGCAGGTTCGCGTTACCTGTCGCTGATCGGTGGCGCGTGCCTGAGCTTCTATGACTGGTACTGCGACTTGCCACCGGCGTCGCCAATGGTCTGGGGCGAGCAGACCGACGTGCCGGAATCGGCCGACTGGTACAACTCCAACTACATCATTGCCTGGGGTTCCAACGTTCCTCAGACCCGTACCCCGGATGCGCACTTTTTCACCGAAGTCCGTTACAAGGGCACCAAAACGGTCGCTATCACTCCCGATTACTCGGAAGTGGCCAAGCTCACCGATCTGTGGCTCAACCCCAAGCAAGGCACCGATGCGGCGCTGGCCCAGGCGTTCAACCATGTAATTTTCAAAGAATTCCACCTGGACAAGCCAAGCGCCTATTTCACTGACTACGCCAAGCGCTTTACCGATCTGCCGGTGCTGGTGCTGCTCAAGCAAATGGTCGACAAGGCGCCGGGCGCCGGTTACCAGCCGGACCGCTTCTTGCGCGCCAGTGACCTGACCGACAATCTCGGCCAGGAAAACAACCCGGAATGGAAAACCATCGCCCTGGATGTCAGCGGCGAATTGGTGTCCCCTCAGGGTTCCATCGGCTATCGCTGGGGCGAGAAGGGCAAGTGGAACATCCTTCCCCGTGAAGGCGGCGAAGGCCGTGAGATCGATCTGAAACTGAGCCTGATCGGTGATGACGTAGCCGAAGTGGCGTTCCCGTATTTTGCCGGCGAGTCCCACGAACACTTCCAGCACGTGGCAGGCGATGCGGTGCAATACCGGCGTGTGCCGGTGCATAACGTGGTTCTGGCGGACGGCAGCGTGGCGAAAGTCGCCACCGTGTTCGACCTGTCGGCGGCCAATCTGGCGATCGATCGAGGCCTCGGTGGCGCTAACGTGGCCAAGGACTACGACGACGCCAGCGTACCCGGCACTCCGGCTTGGCAGGAGCAGATCACCGGCGTCAGCCGTGAGAAAGCCATCCAGATCGCCCGTGAATTTGCCGACAACGCCGACAAGACCAAGGGTCGCTCGATGATCATCGTCGGCGCGGCGATGAATCACTGGTACCACATGGACATGAACTACCGTGGGCTGATCAATATGCTCATGCTGTGTGGTTGTGTCGGCCAGACCGGTGGCGGTTGGGCGCACTACGTCGGTCAGGAAAAACTCCGTCCGCAATGCGGCTGGCTGCCACTGGCATTCGGCCTGGACTGGAATCGTCCGCCACGGCAAATGAACGGCACCAGTTTCTTCTACGCCCATAGCTCGCAATGGCGTCACGAGAAAATGAGCATGCACGACGTGCTCTCGCCGCTGGCCGATAAAAGTCAGTTCCCCGAACATGCCCTGGATTACAACATCCGCGCCGAACGCGCCGGTTGGCTGCCCAGCGCGCCACAATTGAACACCAACCCGCTGCATATTTGCCGTGACGCTGCTGCGGCTGGCATGGACCCCAAAGACTACGTGGTCAAGTCGTTGCAGGACGGTTCCCTGCGGTTCTCCTGCGAACAGCCGGACAGCCCGGTGAACTTCCCGCGCATCATGTTCATCTGGCGCTCCAACCTGCTGGGCTCCTCGGGCAAAGGCCACGAGTACATGCTCAAGTACCTGCTCGGCACCAAAAACGGTGTGATGAACGAAGATATCGGCAAGGTTGGCGACTGCAAGCCGGAAGAGGCGGAATGGGTGGACGAGGGCGCTATCGGCAAACTCGATCTGGTCACCACGCTGGACTTCCGCATGTCCTCGACCTGCGTCTACTCGGACATCGTGTTGCCGACGGCAACCTGGTACGAAAAAGACGACATGAACACCTCGGACATGCACCCGTTCATTCACCCGTTGTCGGCAGCCATCGACCCGGCCTGGGAATCGCGTTCGGACTGGGAAATCTACAAAGGCATCGCCAAGGCGTTCTCCAGCATGTCCGAAGGGCATCTGGGCGTTGAAAAGGACTTGGTGACCATCCCGCTGATGCACGACAGCGTCGGCGAACTGGCCCAGCCATTCGGCGGTACCGACTGGAAAAGTGCCGGCGTGGCCCCGGAACCAGGCAAAAACGCCCCGAACTTGCACGTGGTGGAGCGTGACTACCCGAACATTTACAAACAGTTCACGTCCCTTGGGCCATTGCTTGAGAAGAACGGCAACGGTGGCAAGGGCATCAATTGGAACACCGACGATGAAGTGAAATTCCTCGGTGAGCTCAATCACCACGAAGGCGCAGCCGGTATCAGCCAGGGTCGGCCGAAAATCGACACGGCGATCGATGCCGCTGAAGTGATCCTGTCCCTGGCGCCGGAAACCAACGGCCAGGTGGCGGTCAAGGCCTGGGCCGCGCTGTCGGAATTCACCGGGATCGACCACAGCCATCTGGCGCTGTCCAAGGCTCACGAGGCGATTCGTTTCCGCGACATTCAGGCGCAGCCGCGCAAGATCATTTCCAGCCCGACCTGGTCGGGACTCGAAGACGATCACGTCAGCTACAACGCCGGTTACACCAACGTTCACGAAGGGATTCCATGGCGCACCATCACCGGTCGCCAGCAGTTCTATCAGGATCACCCGTGGATGCAGGCGTTCGGTGAGCAACTGATGAGTTATCGGCCGCCGGTCAACACCCGCACCATTGAAGGGGTGAAAGGCAAGCGCAGCAATGGCGAAACCGAAATCGTCCTGAACTGGATCACTCCGCACCAGAAATGGGGCATCCACAGCACTTACAGCGACAACCTGCTGATGCTCACCCTCAGCCGTGGTGGGCCGATTGTCTGGCTCTCCGAGATCGACGCGAAACGCGCCGGTATCGAAGACAACGACTGGATCGAGTGCTTCAACATCAACGGTGCGCTGACCGCCCGGGCGGTGGTCAGTCAGCGGGTCAAGGAAGGCATGGTGATGATGTACCACGCCCAGGAACGGATCGTGAACGTACCCGGTTCCGAAACCACCAAGACCCGTGGAGGTCATCACAACTCGGTCACCCGCGTTGTGCTCAAGCCAACCCACATGATCGGTGGCTACGCCCAGCAAGCCTACGGTTTCAACTATTACGGCACGGTCGGTTGCAACCGCGATGAATTCGTCGTGGTGCGCAAGATGGCCAAAGTCGACTGGCTCGATGGTTCGACAGGCGATGACCTGCCGCGTCCCCTGCCGACCGAAATCGAGGAGAACTGA
- the narH gene encoding nitrate reductase subunit beta, whose amino-acid sequence MKIRSQIGMVLNLDKCIGCHTCSITCKNVWTSREGMEYAWFNNVESKPGIGYPKEWENQDKWKGGWIRNANGTINPRIGGKFRVLANIFANPDLPSLDDYYEPFEFDYQHLHTAPLGEHQPTARPRSLISGKRMEKIEWGPNWEEILGTEFAKRRKDKNFDKIQADIYGEYENTFMMYLPRLCEHCLNPTCAAACPSGAIYKREEDGIVLIDQEKCRGWRMCISGCPYKKIYFNWKSGKSEKCIFCYPRIEAGMPTVCAETCVGRIRYLGVLLYDADRISEVASTANEQDLYEKQLEIFLDPNDPAVIRQALADGVPQSVIDSAQRSPVYKMAVDWKLALPLHPEYRTLPMVWYVPPLSPIQNAATAGTVGMNGVIPDVDSLRIPLKYLANLLTAGDEKPVKRALKRLLAMRAYKRSEQVDGVQDLQVLADVGLSVAQVEEMYRYLAIANYEDRFVVPSAHREDAMSDAFAERSGCGFSFGSGCSGSSDTNMFGAKKANRRDILKTVQLWEE is encoded by the coding sequence ATGAAGATTCGCTCACAAATCGGCATGGTTCTGAACCTGGACAAATGCATCGGTTGCCACACGTGCTCAATCACCTGCAAAAACGTCTGGACCAGTCGCGAAGGCATGGAATACGCCTGGTTCAACAACGTCGAATCGAAACCCGGGATCGGTTACCCGAAAGAATGGGAAAACCAGGACAAGTGGAAGGGCGGCTGGATCCGCAATGCCAACGGCACGATTAACCCGCGCATTGGCGGTAAATTCCGCGTGTTGGCGAACATTTTTGCCAACCCGGATCTGCCGAGCCTTGATGATTACTACGAACCCTTCGAATTCGATTACCAGCATCTGCACACCGCACCGCTGGGCGAGCACCAGCCAACGGCACGGCCGCGCTCGCTGATTTCTGGCAAGCGTATGGAAAAAATCGAGTGGGGCCCGAACTGGGAGGAAATCCTCGGTACCGAATTCGCCAAACGGCGCAAAGACAAGAACTTCGACAAGATCCAGGCCGACATCTACGGCGAGTATGAAAATACATTCATGATGTATTTGCCGCGTCTGTGCGAGCACTGCCTCAACCCTACGTGCGCAGCGGCCTGCCCGAGCGGGGCGATCTACAAGCGCGAAGAAGACGGGATTGTCCTGATCGACCAGGAAAAATGCCGTGGCTGGCGGATGTGCATCAGCGGCTGCCCGTACAAGAAGATCTACTTCAACTGGAAAAGCGGTAAATCCGAGAAGTGCATCTTCTGCTACCCGCGTATCGAAGCCGGGATGCCGACGGTCTGTGCCGAAACTTGCGTCGGGCGGATTCGCTACCTCGGTGTGCTGCTGTATGACGCCGACCGCATCAGCGAAGTGGCGAGCACGGCGAATGAGCAGGATCTGTACGAAAAACAACTGGAGATCTTCCTCGACCCGAACGACCCGGCAGTGATTCGCCAGGCCCTGGCCGACGGTGTGCCGCAGTCGGTGATCGATTCCGCACAACGTTCGCCGGTCTACAAAATGGCCGTGGACTGGAAGCTGGCGCTGCCGCTGCACCCGGAATACCGCACCTTGCCAATGGTCTGGTACGTACCGCCGCTGTCACCGATCCAGAACGCCGCCACTGCCGGCACCGTGGGCATGAACGGGGTGATCCCGGACGTTGACAGCCTGCGTATTCCACTGAAGTACCTGGCCAACCTGCTGACCGCAGGCGATGAAAAACCGGTCAAGCGTGCGCTTAAACGCTTGCTGGCAATGCGTGCCTACAAACGTTCCGAACAAGTCGATGGCGTTCAGGACCTGCAAGTGCTGGCGGATGTCGGCTTGAGCGTGGCCCAGGTCGAGGAGATGTATCGCTACCTGGCGATTGCCAACTACGAAGACCGTTTCGTGGTGCCCAGTGCCCACCGTGAAGATGCCATGAGCGATGCCTTTGCCGAGCGCTCGGGCTGCGGCTTCAGTTTCGGCAGCGGCTGCAGTGGCAGTTCCGACACCAATATGTTTGGCGCGAAGAAAGCCAACCGCCGCGACATCCTGAAAACCGTTCAGTTGTGGGAGGAATGA
- the narJ gene encoding nitrate reductase molybdenum cofactor assembly chaperone, which translates to MRILKVISLLLDYPTETLIAGREELEQAIIQAREISPKQRGALFELLELICANDLMDGQEHYGALFGRGRSLSLLLFEHVHGESRDRGQAMVDMMAQYEEAGFAIGVKELPDYIPLYLEFLSTREDIEAREGLADVSHLLALLAARLEERESAYASCFRALLQIAGAEPHQAVADLRAQVAAEPRDDSLEALDKIWEEEAVDFLQAEQQDRCGSLPSAPGKAREESAVPLHWVDFQHEGLAAVPAGEVGNV; encoded by the coding sequence ATGCGCATTCTCAAAGTGATTTCGCTTCTGCTCGATTATCCGACCGAGACATTGATCGCCGGCCGTGAAGAACTGGAACAGGCGATTATCCAGGCCCGGGAAATCAGCCCCAAGCAGCGCGGCGCGTTGTTCGAATTGCTTGAGCTGATCTGCGCCAATGACCTGATGGACGGGCAGGAGCACTACGGTGCGCTGTTTGGTCGGGGTCGCTCGCTGTCGCTGCTGCTGTTCGAGCATGTGCACGGCGAATCCCGTGACCGGGGTCAAGCCATGGTCGACATGATGGCGCAATACGAGGAGGCCGGTTTTGCCATCGGCGTCAAAGAGCTGCCGGACTACATCCCGCTGTATCTGGAGTTCCTCTCCACCCGCGAAGACATCGAGGCTCGCGAGGGCCTGGCCGATGTGTCGCATCTGTTGGCCTTGCTGGCGGCGCGTCTGGAAGAGCGTGAGAGTGCGTATGCCAGTTGCTTCCGGGCGCTGCTGCAGATCGCCGGAGCCGAGCCCCATCAGGCGGTGGCCGATCTGCGCGCACAGGTTGCAGCGGAACCCCGCGACGACTCCCTCGAAGCCCTCGACAAGATATGGGAAGAAGAGGCTGTGGACTTTCTCCAGGCTGAACAGCAGGACCGTTGTGGCTCCCTGCCGAGTGCGCCGGGCAAGGCCCGTGAGGAAAGCGCAGTCCCGCTGCACTGGGTCGATTTTCAGCATGAAGGGTTGGCCGCCGTGCCAGCCGGGGAGGTAGGTAATGTCTAA
- the narI gene encoding respiratory nitrate reductase subunit gamma, translating into MSKWNLLLFGVYPYVALAICLLGSWARFDLSQYTWKAGSSQMLNKRGMRVASNFFHIGVLFVLAGHFVGLLTPASVYHHVISTENKQLLAMVSGGVFGLLCLIGLLMLVNRRLTDPRVRATSSPSDILILLVLLAQLVLGLLTIVASTSHMDGSVMVMLAEWAQNTVLLRPMEAAAAIEPVGLTYKLHVFLGLTLFVLFPFTRLVHMISAPIWYLGRRYQIVRQKI; encoded by the coding sequence ATGTCTAAATGGAATCTGTTGTTGTTCGGGGTGTACCCCTATGTCGCCTTGGCGATCTGCCTGTTAGGCAGTTGGGCACGCTTCGATCTCTCGCAGTACACCTGGAAGGCTGGTTCCAGCCAGATGCTCAACAAGCGCGGGATGCGCGTGGCGAGCAACTTCTTCCATATTGGTGTGTTGTTTGTATTGGCTGGGCACTTTGTCGGCCTGCTGACGCCCGCGTCGGTTTATCACCATGTGATCAGCACTGAGAACAAGCAGTTGCTGGCGATGGTCTCCGGCGGGGTTTTTGGCCTGTTGTGCCTGATTGGTCTGCTGATGCTGGTCAATCGACGGCTCACTGATCCACGGGTCCGCGCCACTTCCAGCCCTTCAGATATTTTAATTCTGCTGGTGTTGCTGGCGCAGTTGGTACTCGGTCTGCTGACGATCGTGGCGTCCACTTCGCACATGGACGGCTCGGTGATGGTGATGCTCGCCGAATGGGCGCAGAACACCGTGCTGTTGCGTCCGATGGAAGCGGCAGCGGCCATCGAACCGGTCGGTTTGACCTACAAACTGCACGTGTTTCTCGGCTTGACCCTGTTCGTGCTGTTCCCCTTCACCCGTCTTGTACACATGATCAGTGCACCGATCTGGTACCTGGGACGGCGTTATCAAATCGTTCGGCAGAAAATCTGA
- a CDS encoding peptidylprolyl isomerase: MSGGCGCGGGNGGSGGCGSSKQAESSAPGVVDIASGGAVQFEPLPVESGATEPAAADGAPVQLIASSEQEWPIISVNDVSITPEMMALELQYHPAESREEAVYLAARALVIRELLQQRIAELDLSLQIGAGENEEEAATRLLLEREVQVPQCDEETSLRYYENNRGRFHSAPLLAVRHILLECAPDDAEARGLAHDQAEVLLQRLEDFPGSFSEVAQKYSACPSKAQGGSLGQISKGQTVPELERQLFTLAPGLASRPLESRYGWHVISVDQRIEGMPLPYEVVSTAIRTQLQQGVWQKALVQYLQTLIGAADIRGIHLQGADSPLVQ, translated from the coding sequence ATGTCAGGTGGATGTGGATGTGGCGGCGGTAACGGCGGCAGCGGTGGCTGCGGTTCTTCAAAGCAAGCGGAGTCCTCGGCGCCCGGCGTCGTCGATATCGCGTCAGGCGGGGCGGTGCAGTTTGAGCCCCTCCCGGTTGAATCAGGCGCAACTGAACCGGCGGCTGCCGACGGCGCCCCGGTGCAATTGATCGCCAGCAGCGAACAGGAATGGCCGATCATCAGCGTCAACGATGTATCGATCACCCCAGAAATGATGGCTCTGGAGCTGCAATATCACCCGGCCGAAAGCCGCGAGGAGGCGGTCTATCTGGCCGCCAGGGCGCTGGTGATCCGCGAATTGTTGCAGCAGCGGATCGCCGAACTCGACCTGTCGTTGCAGATAGGTGCCGGTGAGAACGAAGAGGAAGCGGCCACCCGTTTGTTGCTCGAACGTGAGGTGCAGGTGCCTCAGTGTGATGAGGAAACCAGCCTTCGTTATTACGAAAACAATCGCGGACGCTTCCACAGCGCGCCGCTGTTAGCGGTGCGGCACATTCTGCTTGAATGTGCCCCGGACGATGCCGAGGCCCGCGGCCTGGCGCACGATCAGGCAGAAGTACTGCTACAGCGTCTGGAGGATTTCCCCGGCAGCTTCTCCGAGGTGGCGCAGAAGTATTCGGCCTGTCCGTCGAAGGCTCAAGGGGGCTCACTGGGGCAGATCAGCAAAGGGCAAACCGTGCCCGAGCTGGAACGCCAGCTGTTTACCCTGGCGCCGGGACTGGCCAGTAGACCGCTGGAGAGTCGCTACGGCTGGCACGTGATCAGTGTCGATCAACGGATCGAAGGCATGCCGTTGCCCTATGAGGTGGTTTCGACAGCGATTCGCACGCAGCTGCAGCAAGGTGTCTGGCAGAAAGCCTTGGTGCAGTACCTGCAAACCCTGATCGGTGCCGCGGATATTCGCGGTATTCACCTGCAGGGCGCCGACTCACCGCTGGTGCAGTAA
- the moaA gene encoding GTP 3',8-cyclase MoaA, translated as MSAVMQDGFGRQIDYLRMSVTDRCDFRCVYCMAKNMTFLPRQQVLTLEELQRLATLFVGLGVRKIRLTGGEPLIRPGIVGLCRNIAALPGLRELVMTSNGSQLGRLARPLAEAGVKRMNISLDSLDGEKFRAITRNGDLDQVLSGIEAARGAGFERIKLNCVVMKGRNFDEVLGLVQYAIEQHIDISFIEEMPLGDVGRSRGETFCSSDEVRALIASRHRLLDSTENSGGPARYVRLERYPDTRIGFISPNSHNFCGSCNRVRMTVEGRLLLCLGQDDALDLRGLLRRYPLEDQPVINAVRQALLGKPLRHDFNPEGEVQILRFMSMSGG; from the coding sequence ATGAGCGCTGTCATGCAGGATGGTTTTGGGCGGCAGATCGATTATTTGCGGATGTCGGTGACAGATCGTTGTGATTTTCGCTGTGTGTATTGCATGGCGAAAAATATGACCTTCTTGCCGCGTCAGCAGGTCCTTACGCTCGAAGAGTTGCAGCGCCTGGCGACGCTGTTTGTCGGTCTGGGAGTGCGCAAAATCCGCCTGACCGGCGGCGAGCCGCTGATTCGCCCCGGTATTGTCGGCCTGTGCCGCAACATCGCCGCTTTGCCCGGTCTGCGCGAATTGGTGATGACCAGCAACGGCTCGCAACTGGGCCGTTTGGCCCGGCCGTTGGCGGAGGCCGGGGTCAAGCGGATGAATATCAGCCTCGATAGCCTGGACGGGGAGAAATTTCGCGCCATCACCCGCAACGGCGATCTCGATCAGGTGCTCAGCGGCATCGAAGCGGCTCGCGGTGCGGGCTTTGAGCGGATCAAGCTCAATTGCGTGGTCATGAAAGGGCGCAACTTCGATGAAGTCTTGGGGTTGGTGCAGTACGCCATCGAGCAACACATCGATATCAGTTTCATTGAAGAGATGCCCTTGGGCGACGTCGGACGTTCGCGGGGCGAGACATTCTGTTCCAGCGACGAGGTACGTGCACTGATCGCGAGTCGTCATCGGTTACTCGACAGCACCGAAAACAGCGGCGGACCTGCACGTTATGTGCGCCTGGAGCGCTACCCCGATACCCGGATCGGTTTCATTTCACCCAACAGCCACAACTTCTGTGGCAGCTGCAACCGGGTGCGGATGACGGTTGAAGGGCGGCTGTTGCTTTGCCTGGGTCAGGACGATGCCCTTGATTTGCGCGGTTTGCTGCGCCGCTATCCGCTGGAGGACCAACCGGTGATCAACGCAGTGCGCCAAGCCTTGCTCGGCAAGCCGTTGCGTCACGATTTCAACCCCGAAGGTGAGGTGCAGATTCTGCGCTTCATGAGCATGAGTGGCGGTTGA